Proteins from one Chanodichthys erythropterus isolate Z2021 chromosome 15, ASM2448905v1, whole genome shotgun sequence genomic window:
- the ago4 gene encoding protein argonaute-4 isoform X5 yields MEALGPGPPAPPSLFQPPRRPGLGTVGKPIRLLANHFQVQIPKIDVYHYDIDIKPEKRPRRVNREVVDTMVRHFKMQIFGDRQPGYDGKRNMYTAHPLPIGRDRVDLEVTLPGEGKDQTFKVSLQWVSVVSLQMLLEALSGHLNEVPEDSVQALDVITRHLPSMRYTPVGRSFFSPPEGYYHPLGGGREVWFGFHQSVRPAMWNMMLNIDVSATAFYRAQPVIEFMCEVLDIQNINEQTKPLTDSQRVKFTKEIRVRSQRTLGSELALPLTQREQVSYIGLKVEVTHCGQMKRKYRVCNVTRRPASHQTFPLQLENGQAMECTVAQYFKQKYSLQLKYPHLPCLQVGQEQKHTYLPLEVCNIVAGQRCIKKLTDNQTSTMIKATARSAPDRQEEISRLVKSNSMVGGPDPYLKEFGIVVHNDMTEVTGRVLPAPMLQYGGRVSTDTGRDCSRNKTVATPNQGVWDMRGKQFYAGIEIKVWAVACFAPQKQCREDLLKSFTDQLRKISKDAGMPIQGQPCFCKYAQGADSVEPMFKHLKMSYVGLQLIVVILPGKTPVYAEVKRVGDTLLGMATQCVQVKNVVKTSPQTLSNLCLKINAKLGGINNVLVPHQRPSVFQQPVIFLGADVTHPPAGDGKKPSIAAVVGSMDGHPSRYCATVRVQTSRQDLSQEQLFSQEVIQDLTNMVRELLIQFYKSTRFKPTRIIYYRGGVSEGQMKQVAWPELIAIRKACISLEEDYRPGITYIVVQKRHHTRLFCSDKAERVGKSGNVPAGTTVDSTITHPSEFDFYLCSHAGIQGTSRPSHYHVLWDDNCFTADELQLLTYQLCHTYVRCTRSVSIPAPAYYARLVAFRARYHLVDKDHDSAEGSHVSGQSNGRDPQALAKAVQIHYDTQHTMYFA; encoded by the exons GCCCGCCTGCCCCTCCCTCCCTCTTCCAGCCACCGCGCCGGCCCGGATTGGGTACGGTGGGGAAGCCGATTCGCCTGCTGGCCAATCACTTCCAGGTGCAGATCCCCAAGATCGACGTCTACCATTACGACATCGACATCAAGCCTGAAAAGCGACCCCGCAGGGTCAACAG AGAGGTGGTGGACACGATGGTGAGACACTTTAAGATGCAGATCTTCGGGGACAGACAGCCTGGGTATGATGGCAAGAGGAACATGTATACGGCGCATCCGCTACCCATCGGCCGGGACCGG GTGGATCTGGAGGTGACGTTGCCAGGCGAGGGCAAGGATCAGACCTTCAAGGTGTCTCTGCAGTGGGTGTCGGTGGTGAGTCTGCAGATGCTCCTGGAAGCTCTGTCCGGTCACCTGAACGAGGTCCCGGAGGACTCTGTTCAGGCTCTGGATGTCATCACTCGTCACCTGCCCTCCATGCG GTACACTCCAGTCGGTCGTTCTTTCTTCTCACCACCAGAGGGATACTATCACCCGCTGGGAGGAGGGAGGGAGGTTTGGTTCGGTTTCCATCAGTCGGTCCGTCCAGCGATGTGGAACATGATGCTCAACATAGATG TGTCAGCCACAGCCTTCTACCGAGCCCAGCCTGTCATCGAGTTCATGTGTGAGGTTCTGGACATCCAGAACATCAATGAGCAGACCAAACCCCTCACAGATTCACAACGTGTCAAGTTCACCAAGGAGATCCGAG TACGATCACAGCGAACACTGGGATCTGAGTTGGCGCTGCCGCTGACCCAGAGAGAGCAGGTGTCATATATAG GACTGAAAGTGGAGGTCACACACTGCGGCCAGATGAAGAGGAAGTACCGTGTGTGTAACGTCACGCGCCGCCCTGCCAGCCATCAGAC ATTTCCTTTGCAGCTTGAGAACGGACAAGCTATGGAGTGCACCGTCGCCCAGTATTTCAAACAAAAGTACAGCCTGCAGCTCAAATACCCCCATCTGCCCTGCCTCCAGGTGGGGCAGGAACAAAAGCACACCTACCTGCCCCTTGAG GTTTGTAACATAGTGGCGGGACAGCGCTGTATAAAGAAGCTAACCGATAACCAGACCTCGACCATGATCAAAGCTACGGCCCGCTCCGCCCCAGACAGACAGGAAGAGATCAGCAGACTG GTCAAAAGCAACAGCATGGTGGGCGGGCCCGACCCGTACCTGAAAGAGTTCGGTATCGTGGTGCACAATGACATGACCGAGGTGACTGGGCGGGTCCTCCCAGCGCCCATGCTTCAGTATGGGGGCCGGGTGAGTACAGACACTGGGAGGGACTGTAGCAGG AACAAGACGGTGGCCACACCCAACCAGGGTGTCTGGGACATGAGAGGAAAGCAGTTTTATGCGGGTATTGAGATCAAGGTGTGGGCCGTCGCCTGCTTCGCCCCGCAGAAACAGTGCAGAGAGGATCTGCTCAA GAGCTTCACCGACCAGCTGCGCAAGATCTCCAAAGATGCCGGGATGCCGATTCAAGGCCAGCCCTGCTTCTGCAAGTACGCCCAGGGCGCAGACAGCGTggagcccatgttcaagcatctCAAGATGTCTTACGTGGGACTACAGCTCATTGTGGTCATTCTGCCGGGGAAAACGCCCGTCTATG CGGAGGTGAAGCGTGTGGGAGACACTCTGCTGGGAATGGCCACTCAGTGCGTGCAGGTGAAAAACGTGGTGAAGACGTCCCCTCAGACGCTGTCCAACCTCTGTCTGAAGATCAACGCCAAACTAGGGGGCATCAACAATGTGCTGGTGCCACATCAGAG GCCCTCTGTGTTCCAGCAGCCGGTCATCTTCTTGGGCGCAGATGTCACTCACCCCCCCGCGGGCGACGGGAAGAAGCCGTCCATTGCGGCGGTGGTGGGGAGCATGGACGGACACCCCAGCCGCTACTGTGCCACCGTGCGGGTGCAGACTTCACGCCAGGATCTGTCCCAGGAGCAGCTCTTCAGTCAGGAGGTCATCCAGGATCTCACCAACATGGTGCGAGAGCTCCTCATTCAGTTCTACAAGTCGACCCGGTTTAAGCCCACGCGCATCATCTACTACCGCGGAGGAGTTTCTGAGGGCCAGATGAAGCAG GTCGCCTGGCCGGAGCTGATCGCCATCAGGAAAGCTTGCATCAGTCTCGAAGAGGATTACAGACCGGGAATCACCTACATCGTAGTGCAGAAACGTCACCACACTCGCCTCTTTTGCTCTGATAAAGCCGAGAGG GTCGGGAAGAGTGGCAATGTCCCAGCAGGCACTACAGTGGACAGCACCATCACACACCCCTCAGAGTTTGACTTCTACCTGTGCAGCCATGCTGGAATCCAG GGCACTAGCCGTCCCTCTCACTATCACGTCTTGTGGGATGACAACTGTTTCACCGCCGACGAACTGCAGCTCTTGACTTACCAGCTCTGCCACACCTACGTGCGCTGCACCCGCTCCGTCTCCATCCCAGCGCCAGCCTACTACGCCCGGCTCGTGGCGTTCCGTGCCCGTTACCACTTGGTGGACAAAGACCATGACAG CGCTGAAGGAAGTCACGTATCAGGACAGAGTAACGGCCGAGACCCTCAGGCCCTGGCGAAGGCGGTCCAGATTCACTATGATACCCAGCACACTATGTACTTCGCCTGA
- the ago4 gene encoding protein argonaute-4 isoform X3 produces the protein MEALGPGPPAPPSLFQPPRRPGLGTVGKPIRLLANHFQVQIPKIDVYHYDIDIKPEKRPRRVNREVVDTMVRHFKMQIFGDRQPGYDGKRNMYTAHPLPIGRDRVDLEVTLPGEGKDQTFKVSLQWVSVVSLQMLLEALSGHLNEVPEDSVQALDVITRHLPSMRYTPVGRSFFSPPEGYYHPLGGGREVWFGFHQSVRPAMWNMMLNIDVSATAFYRAQPVIEFMCEVLDIQNINEQTKPLTDSQRVKFTKEIRVRSQRTLGSELALPLTQREQVSYIGLKVEVTHCGQMKRKYRVCNVTRRPASHQTFPLQLENGQAMECTVAQYFKQKYSLQLKYPHLPCLQVGQEQKHTYLPLEVCNIVAGQRCIKKLTDNQTSTMIKATARSAPDRQEEISRLVKSNSMVGGPDPYLKEFGIVVHNDMTEVTGRVLPAPMLQYGGRVSTDTGRDCSRGLSPQNKTVATPNQGVWDMRGKQFYAGIEIKVWAVACFAPQKQCREDLLKSFTDQLRKISKDAGMPIQGQPCFCKYAQGADSVEPMFKHLKMSYVGLQLIVVILPGKTPVYAEVKRVGDTLLGMATQCVQVKNVVKTSPQTLSNLCLKINAKLGGINNVLVPHQRPSVFQQPVIFLGADVTHPPAGDGKKPSIAAVVGSMDGHPSRYCATVRVQTSRQDLSQEQLFSQEVIQDLTNMVRELLIQFYKSTRFKPTRIIYYRGGVSEGQMKQVAWPELIAIRKACISLEEDYRPGITYIVVQKRHHTRLFCSDKAERVGKSGNVPAGTTVDSTITHPSEFDFYLCSHAGIQGTSRPSHYHVLWDDNCFTADELQLLTYQLCHTYVRCTRSVSIPAPAYYARLVAFRARYHLVDKDHDSAEGSHVSGQSNGRDPQALAKAVQIHYDTQHTMYFA, from the exons GCCCGCCTGCCCCTCCCTCCCTCTTCCAGCCACCGCGCCGGCCCGGATTGGGTACGGTGGGGAAGCCGATTCGCCTGCTGGCCAATCACTTCCAGGTGCAGATCCCCAAGATCGACGTCTACCATTACGACATCGACATCAAGCCTGAAAAGCGACCCCGCAGGGTCAACAG AGAGGTGGTGGACACGATGGTGAGACACTTTAAGATGCAGATCTTCGGGGACAGACAGCCTGGGTATGATGGCAAGAGGAACATGTATACGGCGCATCCGCTACCCATCGGCCGGGACCGG GTGGATCTGGAGGTGACGTTGCCAGGCGAGGGCAAGGATCAGACCTTCAAGGTGTCTCTGCAGTGGGTGTCGGTGGTGAGTCTGCAGATGCTCCTGGAAGCTCTGTCCGGTCACCTGAACGAGGTCCCGGAGGACTCTGTTCAGGCTCTGGATGTCATCACTCGTCACCTGCCCTCCATGCG GTACACTCCAGTCGGTCGTTCTTTCTTCTCACCACCAGAGGGATACTATCACCCGCTGGGAGGAGGGAGGGAGGTTTGGTTCGGTTTCCATCAGTCGGTCCGTCCAGCGATGTGGAACATGATGCTCAACATAGATG TGTCAGCCACAGCCTTCTACCGAGCCCAGCCTGTCATCGAGTTCATGTGTGAGGTTCTGGACATCCAGAACATCAATGAGCAGACCAAACCCCTCACAGATTCACAACGTGTCAAGTTCACCAAGGAGATCCGAG TACGATCACAGCGAACACTGGGATCTGAGTTGGCGCTGCCGCTGACCCAGAGAGAGCAGGTGTCATATATAG GACTGAAAGTGGAGGTCACACACTGCGGCCAGATGAAGAGGAAGTACCGTGTGTGTAACGTCACGCGCCGCCCTGCCAGCCATCAGAC ATTTCCTTTGCAGCTTGAGAACGGACAAGCTATGGAGTGCACCGTCGCCCAGTATTTCAAACAAAAGTACAGCCTGCAGCTCAAATACCCCCATCTGCCCTGCCTCCAGGTGGGGCAGGAACAAAAGCACACCTACCTGCCCCTTGAG GTTTGTAACATAGTGGCGGGACAGCGCTGTATAAAGAAGCTAACCGATAACCAGACCTCGACCATGATCAAAGCTACGGCCCGCTCCGCCCCAGACAGACAGGAAGAGATCAGCAGACTG GTCAAAAGCAACAGCATGGTGGGCGGGCCCGACCCGTACCTGAAAGAGTTCGGTATCGTGGTGCACAATGACATGACCGAGGTGACTGGGCGGGTCCTCCCAGCGCCCATGCTTCAGTATGGGGGCCGGGTGAGTACAGACACTGGGAGGGACTGTAGCAGG GGACTCTCTCCTCAGAACAAGACGGTGGCCACACCCAACCAGGGTGTCTGGGACATGAGAGGAAAGCAGTTTTATGCGGGTATTGAGATCAAGGTGTGGGCCGTCGCCTGCTTCGCCCCGCAGAAACAGTGCAGAGAGGATCTGCTCAA GAGCTTCACCGACCAGCTGCGCAAGATCTCCAAAGATGCCGGGATGCCGATTCAAGGCCAGCCCTGCTTCTGCAAGTACGCCCAGGGCGCAGACAGCGTggagcccatgttcaagcatctCAAGATGTCTTACGTGGGACTACAGCTCATTGTGGTCATTCTGCCGGGGAAAACGCCCGTCTATG CGGAGGTGAAGCGTGTGGGAGACACTCTGCTGGGAATGGCCACTCAGTGCGTGCAGGTGAAAAACGTGGTGAAGACGTCCCCTCAGACGCTGTCCAACCTCTGTCTGAAGATCAACGCCAAACTAGGGGGCATCAACAATGTGCTGGTGCCACATCAGAG GCCCTCTGTGTTCCAGCAGCCGGTCATCTTCTTGGGCGCAGATGTCACTCACCCCCCCGCGGGCGACGGGAAGAAGCCGTCCATTGCGGCGGTGGTGGGGAGCATGGACGGACACCCCAGCCGCTACTGTGCCACCGTGCGGGTGCAGACTTCACGCCAGGATCTGTCCCAGGAGCAGCTCTTCAGTCAGGAGGTCATCCAGGATCTCACCAACATGGTGCGAGAGCTCCTCATTCAGTTCTACAAGTCGACCCGGTTTAAGCCCACGCGCATCATCTACTACCGCGGAGGAGTTTCTGAGGGCCAGATGAAGCAG GTCGCCTGGCCGGAGCTGATCGCCATCAGGAAAGCTTGCATCAGTCTCGAAGAGGATTACAGACCGGGAATCACCTACATCGTAGTGCAGAAACGTCACCACACTCGCCTCTTTTGCTCTGATAAAGCCGAGAGG GTCGGGAAGAGTGGCAATGTCCCAGCAGGCACTACAGTGGACAGCACCATCACACACCCCTCAGAGTTTGACTTCTACCTGTGCAGCCATGCTGGAATCCAG GGCACTAGCCGTCCCTCTCACTATCACGTCTTGTGGGATGACAACTGTTTCACCGCCGACGAACTGCAGCTCTTGACTTACCAGCTCTGCCACACCTACGTGCGCTGCACCCGCTCCGTCTCCATCCCAGCGCCAGCCTACTACGCCCGGCTCGTGGCGTTCCGTGCCCGTTACCACTTGGTGGACAAAGACCATGACAG CGCTGAAGGAAGTCACGTATCAGGACAGAGTAACGGCCGAGACCCTCAGGCCCTGGCGAAGGCGGTCCAGATTCACTATGATACCCAGCACACTATGTACTTCGCCTGA
- the ago4 gene encoding protein argonaute-4 isoform X14, whose amino-acid sequence MEALGPGPPAPPSLFQPPRRPGLGTVGKPIRLLANHFQVQIPKIDVYHYDIDIKPEKRPRRVNREVVDTMVRHFKMQIFGDRQPGYDGKRNMYTAHPLPIGRDRVDLEVTLPGEGKDQTFKVSLQWVSVVSLQMLLEALSGHLNEVPEDSVQALDVITRHLPSMRYTPVGRSFFSPPEGYYHPLGGGREVWFGFHQSVRPAMWNMMLNIDVSATAFYRAQPVIEFMCEVLDIQNINEQTKPLTDSQRVKFTKEIRVRSQRTLGSELALPLTQREQVSYIGLKVEVTHCGQMKRKYRVCNVTRRPASHQTFPLQLENGQAMECTVAQYFKQKYSLQLKYPHLPCLQVGQEQKHTYLPLEVCNIVAGQRCIKKLTDNQTSTMIKATARSAPDRQEEISRLVKSNSMVGGPDPYLKEFGIVVHNDMTEVTGRVLPAPMLQYGGRVSTDTGRDCSRGLSPQNKTVATPNQGVWDMRGKQFYAGIEIKVWAVACFAPQKQCREDLLKSFTDQLRKISKDAGMPIQGQPCFCKYAQGADSVEPMFKHLKMSYVGLQLIVVILPGKTPVYAEVKRVGDTLLGMATQCVQVKNVVKTSPQTLSNLCLKINAKLGGINNVLVPHQRPSVFQQPVIFLGADVTHPPAGDGKKPSIAAVVGSMDGHPSRYCATVRVQTSRQDLSQEQLFSQEVIQDLTNMVRELLIQFYKSTRFKPTRIIYYRGGVSEGQMKQVAWPELIAIRKACISLEEDYRPGITYIVVQKRHHTRLFCSDKAERVGKSGNVPAGTTVDSTITHPSEFDFYLCSHAGIQGTSRPSHYHVLWDDNCFTADELQLLTYQLCHTYVRCTRSVSIPAPAYYARLVAFRARYHLVDKDHDSCSSSLPSLSETLCAEGSHVSGQSNGRDPQALAKAVQIHYDTQHTMYFA is encoded by the exons GCCCGCCTGCCCCTCCCTCCCTCTTCCAGCCACCGCGCCGGCCCGGATTGGGTACGGTGGGGAAGCCGATTCGCCTGCTGGCCAATCACTTCCAGGTGCAGATCCCCAAGATCGACGTCTACCATTACGACATCGACATCAAGCCTGAAAAGCGACCCCGCAGGGTCAACAG AGAGGTGGTGGACACGATGGTGAGACACTTTAAGATGCAGATCTTCGGGGACAGACAGCCTGGGTATGATGGCAAGAGGAACATGTATACGGCGCATCCGCTACCCATCGGCCGGGACCGG GTGGATCTGGAGGTGACGTTGCCAGGCGAGGGCAAGGATCAGACCTTCAAGGTGTCTCTGCAGTGGGTGTCGGTGGTGAGTCTGCAGATGCTCCTGGAAGCTCTGTCCGGTCACCTGAACGAGGTCCCGGAGGACTCTGTTCAGGCTCTGGATGTCATCACTCGTCACCTGCCCTCCATGCG GTACACTCCAGTCGGTCGTTCTTTCTTCTCACCACCAGAGGGATACTATCACCCGCTGGGAGGAGGGAGGGAGGTTTGGTTCGGTTTCCATCAGTCGGTCCGTCCAGCGATGTGGAACATGATGCTCAACATAGATG TGTCAGCCACAGCCTTCTACCGAGCCCAGCCTGTCATCGAGTTCATGTGTGAGGTTCTGGACATCCAGAACATCAATGAGCAGACCAAACCCCTCACAGATTCACAACGTGTCAAGTTCACCAAGGAGATCCGAG TACGATCACAGCGAACACTGGGATCTGAGTTGGCGCTGCCGCTGACCCAGAGAGAGCAGGTGTCATATATAG GACTGAAAGTGGAGGTCACACACTGCGGCCAGATGAAGAGGAAGTACCGTGTGTGTAACGTCACGCGCCGCCCTGCCAGCCATCAGAC ATTTCCTTTGCAGCTTGAGAACGGACAAGCTATGGAGTGCACCGTCGCCCAGTATTTCAAACAAAAGTACAGCCTGCAGCTCAAATACCCCCATCTGCCCTGCCTCCAGGTGGGGCAGGAACAAAAGCACACCTACCTGCCCCTTGAG GTTTGTAACATAGTGGCGGGACAGCGCTGTATAAAGAAGCTAACCGATAACCAGACCTCGACCATGATCAAAGCTACGGCCCGCTCCGCCCCAGACAGACAGGAAGAGATCAGCAGACTG GTCAAAAGCAACAGCATGGTGGGCGGGCCCGACCCGTACCTGAAAGAGTTCGGTATCGTGGTGCACAATGACATGACCGAGGTGACTGGGCGGGTCCTCCCAGCGCCCATGCTTCAGTATGGGGGCCGGGTGAGTACAGACACTGGGAGGGACTGTAGCAGG GGACTCTCTCCTCAGAACAAGACGGTGGCCACACCCAACCAGGGTGTCTGGGACATGAGAGGAAAGCAGTTTTATGCGGGTATTGAGATCAAGGTGTGGGCCGTCGCCTGCTTCGCCCCGCAGAAACAGTGCAGAGAGGATCTGCTCAA GAGCTTCACCGACCAGCTGCGCAAGATCTCCAAAGATGCCGGGATGCCGATTCAAGGCCAGCCCTGCTTCTGCAAGTACGCCCAGGGCGCAGACAGCGTggagcccatgttcaagcatctCAAGATGTCTTACGTGGGACTACAGCTCATTGTGGTCATTCTGCCGGGGAAAACGCCCGTCTATG CGGAGGTGAAGCGTGTGGGAGACACTCTGCTGGGAATGGCCACTCAGTGCGTGCAGGTGAAAAACGTGGTGAAGACGTCCCCTCAGACGCTGTCCAACCTCTGTCTGAAGATCAACGCCAAACTAGGGGGCATCAACAATGTGCTGGTGCCACATCAGAG GCCCTCTGTGTTCCAGCAGCCGGTCATCTTCTTGGGCGCAGATGTCACTCACCCCCCCGCGGGCGACGGGAAGAAGCCGTCCATTGCGGCGGTGGTGGGGAGCATGGACGGACACCCCAGCCGCTACTGTGCCACCGTGCGGGTGCAGACTTCACGCCAGGATCTGTCCCAGGAGCAGCTCTTCAGTCAGGAGGTCATCCAGGATCTCACCAACATGGTGCGAGAGCTCCTCATTCAGTTCTACAAGTCGACCCGGTTTAAGCCCACGCGCATCATCTACTACCGCGGAGGAGTTTCTGAGGGCCAGATGAAGCAG GTCGCCTGGCCGGAGCTGATCGCCATCAGGAAAGCTTGCATCAGTCTCGAAGAGGATTACAGACCGGGAATCACCTACATCGTAGTGCAGAAACGTCACCACACTCGCCTCTTTTGCTCTGATAAAGCCGAGAGG GTCGGGAAGAGTGGCAATGTCCCAGCAGGCACTACAGTGGACAGCACCATCACACACCCCTCAGAGTTTGACTTCTACCTGTGCAGCCATGCTGGAATCCAG GGCACTAGCCGTCCCTCTCACTATCACGTCTTGTGGGATGACAACTGTTTCACCGCCGACGAACTGCAGCTCTTGACTTACCAGCTCTGCCACACCTACGTGCGCTGCACCCGCTCCGTCTCCATCCCAGCGCCAGCCTACTACGCCCGGCTCGTGGCGTTCCGTGCCCGTTACCACTTGGTGGACAAAGACCATGACAG ttgcagctcctctcttcccagtctgtcagaaaCGCTCTG CGCTGAAGGAAGTCACGTATCAGGACAGAGTAACGGCCGAGACCCTCAGGCCCTGGCGAAGGCGGTCCAGATTCACTATGATACCCAGCACACTATGTACTTCGCCTGA
- the ago4 gene encoding protein argonaute-4 isoform X12, whose product MEALGPGPPAPPSLFQPPRRPGLGTVGKPIRLLANHFQVQIPKIDVYHYDIDIKPEKRPRRVNREVVDTMVRHFKMQIFGDRQPGYDGKRNMYTAHPLPIGRDRVDLEVTLPGEGKDQTFKVSLQWVSVVSLQMLLEALSGHLNEVPEDSVQALDVITRHLPSMRYTPVGRSFFSPPEGYYHPLGGGREVWFGFHQSVRPAMWNMMLNIDVSATAFYRAQPVIEFMCEVLDIQNINEQTKPLTDSQRVKFTKEIRGLKVEVTHCGQMKRKYRVCNVTRRPASHQTFPLQLENGQAMECTVAQYFKQKYSLQLKYPHLPCLQVGQEQKHTYLPLEVCNIVAGQRCIKKLTDNQTSTMIKATARSAPDRQEEISRLVKSNSMVGGPDPYLKEFGIVVHNDMTEVTGRVLPAPMLQYGGRGLSPQNKTVATPNQGVWDMRGKQFYAGIEIKVWAVACFAPQKQCREDLLKSFTDQLRKISKDAGMPIQGQPCFCKYAQGADSVEPMFKHLKMSYVGLQLIVVILPGKTPVYAEVKRVGDTLLGMATQCVQVKNVVKTSPQTLSNLCLKINAKLGGINNVLVPHQRPSVFQQPVIFLGADVTHPPAGDGKKPSIAAVVGSMDGHPSRYCATVRVQTSRQDLSQEQLFSQEVIQDLTNMVRELLIQFYKSTRFKPTRIIYYRGGVSEGQMKQVAWPELIAIRKACISLEEDYRPGITYIVVQKRHHTRLFCSDKAERVGKSGNVPAGTTVDSTITHPSEFDFYLCSHAGIQGTSRPSHYHVLWDDNCFTADELQLLTYQLCHTYVRCTRSVSIPAPAYYARLVAFRARYHLVDKDHDSAEGSHVSGQSNGRDPQALAKAVQIHYDTQHTMYFA is encoded by the exons GCCCGCCTGCCCCTCCCTCCCTCTTCCAGCCACCGCGCCGGCCCGGATTGGGTACGGTGGGGAAGCCGATTCGCCTGCTGGCCAATCACTTCCAGGTGCAGATCCCCAAGATCGACGTCTACCATTACGACATCGACATCAAGCCTGAAAAGCGACCCCGCAGGGTCAACAG AGAGGTGGTGGACACGATGGTGAGACACTTTAAGATGCAGATCTTCGGGGACAGACAGCCTGGGTATGATGGCAAGAGGAACATGTATACGGCGCATCCGCTACCCATCGGCCGGGACCGG GTGGATCTGGAGGTGACGTTGCCAGGCGAGGGCAAGGATCAGACCTTCAAGGTGTCTCTGCAGTGGGTGTCGGTGGTGAGTCTGCAGATGCTCCTGGAAGCTCTGTCCGGTCACCTGAACGAGGTCCCGGAGGACTCTGTTCAGGCTCTGGATGTCATCACTCGTCACCTGCCCTCCATGCG GTACACTCCAGTCGGTCGTTCTTTCTTCTCACCACCAGAGGGATACTATCACCCGCTGGGAGGAGGGAGGGAGGTTTGGTTCGGTTTCCATCAGTCGGTCCGTCCAGCGATGTGGAACATGATGCTCAACATAGATG TGTCAGCCACAGCCTTCTACCGAGCCCAGCCTGTCATCGAGTTCATGTGTGAGGTTCTGGACATCCAGAACATCAATGAGCAGACCAAACCCCTCACAGATTCACAACGTGTCAAGTTCACCAAGGAGATCCGAG GACTGAAAGTGGAGGTCACACACTGCGGCCAGATGAAGAGGAAGTACCGTGTGTGTAACGTCACGCGCCGCCCTGCCAGCCATCAGAC ATTTCCTTTGCAGCTTGAGAACGGACAAGCTATGGAGTGCACCGTCGCCCAGTATTTCAAACAAAAGTACAGCCTGCAGCTCAAATACCCCCATCTGCCCTGCCTCCAGGTGGGGCAGGAACAAAAGCACACCTACCTGCCCCTTGAG GTTTGTAACATAGTGGCGGGACAGCGCTGTATAAAGAAGCTAACCGATAACCAGACCTCGACCATGATCAAAGCTACGGCCCGCTCCGCCCCAGACAGACAGGAAGAGATCAGCAGACTG GTCAAAAGCAACAGCATGGTGGGCGGGCCCGACCCGTACCTGAAAGAGTTCGGTATCGTGGTGCACAATGACATGACCGAGGTGACTGGGCGGGTCCTCCCAGCGCCCATGCTTCAGTATGGGGGCCGG GGACTCTCTCCTCAGAACAAGACGGTGGCCACACCCAACCAGGGTGTCTGGGACATGAGAGGAAAGCAGTTTTATGCGGGTATTGAGATCAAGGTGTGGGCCGTCGCCTGCTTCGCCCCGCAGAAACAGTGCAGAGAGGATCTGCTCAA GAGCTTCACCGACCAGCTGCGCAAGATCTCCAAAGATGCCGGGATGCCGATTCAAGGCCAGCCCTGCTTCTGCAAGTACGCCCAGGGCGCAGACAGCGTggagcccatgttcaagcatctCAAGATGTCTTACGTGGGACTACAGCTCATTGTGGTCATTCTGCCGGGGAAAACGCCCGTCTATG CGGAGGTGAAGCGTGTGGGAGACACTCTGCTGGGAATGGCCACTCAGTGCGTGCAGGTGAAAAACGTGGTGAAGACGTCCCCTCAGACGCTGTCCAACCTCTGTCTGAAGATCAACGCCAAACTAGGGGGCATCAACAATGTGCTGGTGCCACATCAGAG GCCCTCTGTGTTCCAGCAGCCGGTCATCTTCTTGGGCGCAGATGTCACTCACCCCCCCGCGGGCGACGGGAAGAAGCCGTCCATTGCGGCGGTGGTGGGGAGCATGGACGGACACCCCAGCCGCTACTGTGCCACCGTGCGGGTGCAGACTTCACGCCAGGATCTGTCCCAGGAGCAGCTCTTCAGTCAGGAGGTCATCCAGGATCTCACCAACATGGTGCGAGAGCTCCTCATTCAGTTCTACAAGTCGACCCGGTTTAAGCCCACGCGCATCATCTACTACCGCGGAGGAGTTTCTGAGGGCCAGATGAAGCAG GTCGCCTGGCCGGAGCTGATCGCCATCAGGAAAGCTTGCATCAGTCTCGAAGAGGATTACAGACCGGGAATCACCTACATCGTAGTGCAGAAACGTCACCACACTCGCCTCTTTTGCTCTGATAAAGCCGAGAGG GTCGGGAAGAGTGGCAATGTCCCAGCAGGCACTACAGTGGACAGCACCATCACACACCCCTCAGAGTTTGACTTCTACCTGTGCAGCCATGCTGGAATCCAG GGCACTAGCCGTCCCTCTCACTATCACGTCTTGTGGGATGACAACTGTTTCACCGCCGACGAACTGCAGCTCTTGACTTACCAGCTCTGCCACACCTACGTGCGCTGCACCCGCTCCGTCTCCATCCCAGCGCCAGCCTACTACGCCCGGCTCGTGGCGTTCCGTGCCCGTTACCACTTGGTGGACAAAGACCATGACAG CGCTGAAGGAAGTCACGTATCAGGACAGAGTAACGGCCGAGACCCTCAGGCCCTGGCGAAGGCGGTCCAGATTCACTATGATACCCAGCACACTATGTACTTCGCCTGA